The following are from one region of the Anabas testudineus chromosome 2, fAnaTes1.2, whole genome shotgun sequence genome:
- the LOC113164642 gene encoding protein boule-like, with translation MDVEKQNMDGSSFSSPDVLPPENHTDSLTHHTTRLGTVIPNRIFVGGIDYKVNESDLRHFFSQHGAVKEVNIVIDHSGMSKGYGFVTFETQEEALKVLHDANGICFKDKKLSIGQAFRKQQASRQIKSIPVANPNPSIPLPMSCGTVYLTTSTGYPYAYHNGVAYFCSPNMNPAHHWPPAPPAVIPPSHQPVYQQPTYHHYQCIPNQHQWNVIQPPVPSSPVVCSQQSEYLYQPVDGGSVQPSMPVMEETTPEFVETLVQQVYPMCPQRTEGMTPIVLQHEFGKNLMFPHSQLHLKPKYCRYSQHKDHYYLPEATELPDTSMLHTAQPLM, from the exons ATGGATGTGGAGAAACAGAACATG GAtggcagcagcttctcctccccTGATGTGTTacctccagaaaaccacactgACAGCCTGACCCACCACACCACCCGCCTTGGCACTGTTATCCCCAATCGGATTTTTGTGGGGGGCATTGACTACAAG GTTAATGAGAGCGACTTGCGACACTTCTTCTCTCAACATGGTGCAGTAAAAGAGGTGAATATCGTGATAGATCACTCAGGAATGTCAAAAGG ATATGGATTTGTCACGTTTGAGACCCAAGAAGAGGCGCTGAAAGTCCTTCATGAT gctAATGGAATCTGTTTCAAAGACAAGAAGCTCAGCATTGGTCAGGCTTTCCGCAAACAGCAAGCTTCACGCCAAA TCAAAAGTATTCCTGTGGCCAACCCTAACCCCTCTATTCCACTGCCGATGTCCTGTGGGACCGTCTACCTGACCACATCCACTGGCTATCCCTACGCCTACCACAATGGAGTGGCTTACTTCTGTAGCCCCAACATGAATCCTGCCCACCACTGGCCT CCAGCTCCTCCAGCAGTGATCCCTCCCTCCCATCAGCCTGTCTACCAGCAGCCAACCTATCACCACTATCAG TGTATTCCAAACCAGCATCAGTGGAATGTGATCCAG CCTCCAGTGCCCTCCAGTCCAGTTGTGTGCTCCCAGCAGTCAGAGTATTTGTACCAGCCTGTTGATGGAGGTTCTGTCCAGCCTTCTATGCCTGTCATGGAAGAAACCACCCCTGAG TTTGTAGAGACTCTGGTGCAGCAGGTTTACCCAATGTGTCCTCAGAGAACAGAAGGAATGACACCCATTGTTCTACAGCATGAGTTTGGAAAG AATCTGATGTTTCCACATTCACAGCTTCATCTGAAGCCAAAGTATTGTCGATACAGCCAACACAAAGACCACTACTACCTACCTGAAGCAACAGAGCTGCCGGATACTTCCATGCTTCACACCGCTCAACCTCTCATGTAG